A stretch of Saccharothrix texasensis DNA encodes these proteins:
- a CDS encoding DUF6531 domain-containing protein encodes MNNPLVATAKSDTTAVTGIGIAESANDLAQGISDGSWVAAGLGGVGVGLEVLSMVIDPIGTVASYGVGWLIEHVQPLKEALDWFAGDPPVIRSFSETWSNVAAEVARIAEELGTQDAAGWQGQAADAYRGHAAHTADAIAGAATLAEGVGVGVMVMGEVVAAVREIIRDLVAEVVGKLITWALEAVATLGLATPVIVAQATSTIARVCNRIADLVRKLVKTIGNVTPRIRKVLDKLGEIMEKLGKLGRKADGPSSPGTTSPAGAPGAPDAPTVKGPDGTTSPSSTADTTSPSGTTSPSGTTTPSTATTPSSPATPDTTSPDGATPTTSPDSPRQTDRPGNSGQRDGDIDSTVDDPHNASQSADRPFCEDDPIDVATGEVVLSQTDVTLPGLLPLVFSRHHQSSYRAGRLFGPSWASTLDQRVEVGPVHVWLATDDGRLLRFPKPDGAETVLPDFGPRLSLRRSGTGYEVVHPQQGLTWEFQPVGAEWDARSTLPLTAVRRRAGGEILVDHDDEGLPTRLRHSGGYEVAVDTADGRVTALRLTSAPEPITLTRYAYDDAGQLSEVTNSSGAALRFTHDEDGRLTSWTDRNGVWYRYVYDDEGRATTTIGSGGALNGTFAYEDRRTRHTDTLGNTTTYELNELGQVVRQIDPLGAVTTREWDRFDRLVAVTDPLGHTSRYAYDGEGDVTAITRPDGTTVTAAYAGAGLATEVTDPAGGGWLREYDAHGNLVVETDPAGATTRFEYDERGHLSRATDPLGNVTRYETDDAGLITAITDPLGATTRHQRDAFGRVATTTDALGGTTRYSWTVEGKLLARTHPDGSTERWRYDGEGNQVEHVDALGQVTRTEFTFFDLPAARTTPDGARTSYAYDTELRLVEVVGPHGLSWRYEYDAAGRLRREVDFDGRVLTYTHDATGRLSTRTNGMGETVVYERDVHGDVVAKHTPTGTATFDRDPCGRVVRATNPDTEVVYERDARGRVLAETVAGRTVRSGFDAVGRRVFRETAVGVTSAWEYDAAGNPVALHATGGSLAFRHDPLGRQVERSLGELTVTQSWSPAHQLTGQVVAAKQPITHRSWRYRPDGHVEGIADPTGERRFALDRRGRVVSVQGQGWSERYDYDPVGNITRADLPVADHGSEGPREYAATRLRNAGRTSFVHDRQGRVVQRRHRTLSGQVRLWRFTWNAEDRLTSVTTPDGDTWRYRYDPMGRRIAKERFDAAGNPVERLDFTWDGTRLVEHVHSSGTTSTWEYQPGSATPIAQVDQDEVDRRFYAIVADLVGSPTELVDARGQVGWRRTSTLWGRTLSQTGETACPLRFPGQYHDPETGWHYNHFRYYDPETGRYASPDPLGLVPSVNPGAYVPNPTRQIDPLGLQGCDVSGDEAKQQALADAGVPPGSEPLESRMVSSTTPSGRQIMENHQPVFFPEEIYLNNRDELIVFQDHYTGHQFGEGGVGDQPPHVHLRPYENTRNGQVPGAQEHYYYNPSLGRPTPAQ; translated from the coding sequence GTGAACAACCCCCTGGTCGCGACGGCGAAGAGCGACACGACGGCGGTCACCGGTATCGGCATCGCCGAGTCCGCGAACGACCTGGCGCAGGGCATCTCCGACGGCAGCTGGGTCGCCGCCGGGCTGGGCGGCGTCGGTGTCGGGTTGGAAGTGCTGTCGATGGTCATCGACCCGATCGGCACGGTGGCCTCCTACGGCGTGGGGTGGTTGATCGAGCACGTGCAGCCCCTCAAGGAAGCCCTGGACTGGTTCGCCGGCGATCCACCGGTGATCCGCTCCTTCAGCGAGACGTGGTCCAACGTCGCCGCCGAGGTCGCCCGCATCGCCGAGGAACTCGGCACCCAGGACGCTGCCGGCTGGCAGGGCCAGGCCGCCGACGCCTACCGCGGGCACGCCGCGCATACCGCCGACGCCATCGCCGGTGCCGCGACCCTGGCCGAGGGCGTGGGGGTCGGCGTGATGGTCATGGGCGAGGTCGTCGCCGCCGTCCGCGAGATCATCCGAGACCTCGTCGCCGAGGTCGTCGGCAAGCTGATCACCTGGGCACTCGAAGCCGTCGCCACCCTCGGCCTCGCCACGCCGGTCATCGTCGCCCAGGCCACCTCCACCATCGCCCGCGTCTGCAACCGCATCGCCGATCTCGTCCGCAAGCTCGTCAAGACCATCGGCAACGTCACCCCGCGCATCCGCAAGGTCCTCGACAAGCTCGGCGAGATCATGGAGAAGCTGGGCAAGCTCGGCCGCAAAGCCGACGGCCCGAGCAGTCCCGGCACCACCAGCCCGGCCGGTGCACCCGGTGCACCCGACGCCCCCACCGTCAAGGGCCCAGACGGCACCACCAGCCCGTCGAGCACAGCGGACACGACCTCGCCTTCCGGCACCACCTCCCCTTCCGGCACCACCACCCCCTCGACGGCCACCACCCCGAGCAGCCCCGCCACTCCCGACACCACCAGTCCGGACGGCGCGACACCCACCACGTCTCCGGACAGCCCTCGGCAGACCGACCGTCCTGGCAACAGCGGGCAACGCGACGGCGACATCGACAGCACGGTGGACGACCCCCACAACGCCTCCCAGTCGGCCGACCGGCCGTTCTGCGAGGACGACCCGATCGACGTCGCCACCGGTGAGGTGGTGCTGTCGCAGACCGATGTCACGTTGCCCGGTCTGCTGCCGCTCGTGTTCTCCCGGCACCACCAGTCCTCCTACCGGGCCGGGCGGTTGTTCGGCCCGTCCTGGGCCTCCACCCTGGACCAGCGGGTCGAGGTCGGCCCGGTCCACGTATGGCTGGCGACGGACGACGGGCGCCTACTGCGCTTCCCCAAGCCGGACGGCGCGGAAACCGTGCTGCCGGATTTCGGTCCGCGACTGTCGTTGCGACGCAGCGGCACGGGCTACGAGGTGGTGCACCCGCAACAGGGGCTGACGTGGGAGTTCCAACCCGTCGGCGCGGAGTGGGACGCCCGCTCGACGCTGCCGCTGACGGCCGTCCGGCGACGGGCGGGCGGTGAGATCCTCGTCGACCACGACGACGAGGGCCTGCCGACGCGGCTGCGCCACTCCGGTGGGTACGAGGTCGCGGTCGACACGGCCGACGGGCGGGTGACGGCGCTGCGGCTGACGTCCGCGCCCGAGCCGATCACCTTGACGCGCTACGCCTACGACGACGCGGGGCAGTTGTCCGAGGTGACCAACTCGTCCGGCGCCGCGTTGCGCTTCACCCACGACGAGGACGGCAGGCTCACGTCCTGGACCGACCGCAACGGCGTCTGGTACCGGTACGTCTACGACGACGAGGGCCGGGCCACCACGACCATCGGTTCCGGTGGGGCGCTCAACGGCACGTTCGCCTACGAGGACCGCCGGACCAGGCACACCGACACCTTGGGCAACACGACCACCTACGAGCTCAACGAACTCGGTCAGGTGGTGCGGCAGATCGATCCGCTCGGTGCCGTGACCACCCGTGAGTGGGACCGCTTCGACCGGTTGGTGGCCGTGACCGATCCGCTCGGCCACACGTCGCGCTACGCCTACGACGGCGAGGGTGATGTCACCGCGATCACCCGACCGGATGGCACCACGGTCACCGCCGCCTACGCCGGCGCGGGCCTGGCGACCGAGGTCACCGATCCCGCGGGCGGCGGGTGGCTGCGCGAGTACGACGCCCACGGCAACCTGGTGGTCGAAACGGACCCGGCCGGTGCCACCACGAGGTTCGAGTACGACGAACGCGGCCACCTCAGCCGCGCCACCGACCCGCTCGGCAACGTCACCCGGTACGAGACGGACGACGCCGGGCTGATCACCGCGATCACCGACCCGCTCGGCGCCACCACCCGCCACCAGCGCGACGCCTTCGGCCGCGTCGCCACCACGACCGACGCGCTCGGCGGCACCACCCGGTACAGCTGGACCGTGGAGGGCAAGCTGCTGGCGCGCACCCATCCCGACGGCAGCACCGAGCGGTGGCGCTACGACGGCGAGGGCAACCAGGTCGAGCACGTCGACGCGCTCGGGCAGGTCACCCGCACGGAGTTCACCTTCTTCGACCTCCCGGCGGCCCGCACGACCCCGGACGGCGCCCGCACGTCGTACGCGTACGACACGGAACTGCGACTCGTCGAGGTCGTCGGCCCGCACGGGTTGAGCTGGCGCTACGAGTACGACGCCGCAGGCCGTCTGCGTCGTGAGGTGGATTTCGATGGCCGGGTGCTCACCTACACCCACGACGCCACCGGCAGGCTGTCCACCCGCACCAACGGCATGGGCGAGACGGTCGTCTACGAGCGCGACGTCCACGGCGACGTGGTCGCCAAGCACACACCGACCGGGACGGCCACCTTCGACCGCGACCCCTGCGGTCGCGTGGTCCGGGCGACCAACCCGGACACCGAGGTCGTCTACGAGCGGGACGCCCGTGGGCGCGTACTGGCCGAAACCGTCGCCGGACGCACCGTCCGGTCCGGGTTCGACGCCGTCGGCAGGCGCGTGTTCCGCGAGACCGCGGTGGGCGTGACCTCCGCCTGGGAGTACGACGCGGCGGGCAACCCGGTGGCGCTGCACGCGACCGGCGGCAGCCTCGCCTTCCGTCACGACCCGCTCGGCCGGCAGGTCGAGCGGAGCCTGGGCGAGCTCACCGTCACCCAGTCGTGGTCGCCCGCGCACCAGCTGACCGGACAGGTCGTCGCGGCCAAGCAGCCGATCACCCACCGCAGCTGGCGGTACCGACCAGACGGCCACGTCGAGGGGATCGCCGACCCGACCGGTGAGCGCCGGTTCGCGCTCGACCGGCGGGGACGCGTCGTTTCCGTGCAGGGACAGGGCTGGTCCGAACGCTACGACTACGACCCCGTCGGCAACATCACCCGTGCCGACCTGCCGGTCGCGGACCACGGGTCCGAAGGACCGCGCGAGTACGCCGCCACGCGCCTGCGCAACGCGGGACGCACCTCCTTCGTCCACGACCGGCAGGGCCGCGTGGTGCAACGGCGACACCGCACGCTGTCGGGCCAAGTGCGCCTCTGGCGCTTCACCTGGAACGCCGAGGACCGGCTCACCAGCGTGACCACCCCCGACGGCGACACCTGGCGGTACCGCTACGACCCGATGGGCAGGCGGATCGCGAAGGAGCGGTTCGACGCGGCCGGCAACCCCGTGGAGCGGTTGGACTTCACCTGGGACGGCACGCGACTGGTCGAGCACGTTCACAGCAGCGGCACCACCAGCACCTGGGAGTACCAGCCGGGATCGGCCACCCCGATCGCCCAGGTCGACCAGGACGAGGTCGACCGGCGCTTCTACGCGATCGTGGCGGACCTCGTCGGCAGCCCGACCGAACTGGTCGACGCCCGCGGCCAGGTCGGGTGGCGACGCACGAGCACCCTCTGGGGCCGAACGCTGTCCCAGACGGGCGAGACGGCCTGTCCCCTGAGGTTCCCGGGCCAGTACCACGACCCGGAGACCGGCTGGCACTACAACCACTTCCGCTACTACGACCCGGAAACCGGGCGGTACGCCTCACCCGACCCGCTGGGACTCGTGCCGTCGGTCAACCCCGGCGCCTACGTGCCCAACCCCACGCGGCAGATCGACCCGCTCGGCCTGCAGGGCTGCGACGTCAGCGGCGACGAGGCCAAGCAGCAGGCCCTCGCCGACGCCGGTGTCCCACCGGGATCGGAACCCCTCGAAAGCCGCATGGTGTCGTCCACCACGCCGAGCGGCCGGCAGATCATGGAGAACCACCAGCCTGTCTTCTTTCCCGAGGAGATCTACCTCAACAACAGGGACGAGCTGATCGTGTTCCAGGACCACTACACCGGTCACCAGTTCGGTGAGGGTGGAGTGGGCGACCAGCCCCCGCACGTCCATTTGCGACCCTACGAGAACACCCGCAACGGCCAAGTCCCCGGAGCGCAGGAGCACTACTATTACAACCCCAGCCTGGGCAGACCGACTCCTGCCCAATGA
- a CDS encoding type VII secretion target translates to MTGYEAVTGEIGALAGRVEGLADRLRTAADAARTVAMNDSAYGVVCQPFAMLLQPFEEMGVEALVKAAETVADNAANLRETSRAYDAQESGEAARFDGMNT, encoded by the coding sequence ATGACGGGGTACGAGGCCGTTACCGGTGAGATCGGGGCGTTGGCCGGGCGGGTGGAAGGTCTGGCGGATCGGCTGCGCACGGCGGCGGACGCGGCACGGACGGTGGCGATGAACGACTCCGCCTACGGCGTGGTGTGCCAACCGTTCGCGATGTTGTTGCAGCCGTTCGAGGAGATGGGCGTGGAGGCGCTGGTCAAGGCGGCGGAGACGGTGGCCGACAACGCGGCGAACCTGCGTGAGACCTCCCGCGCCTACGACGCGCAGGAGTCCGGTGAGGCGGCGCGCTTCGACGGGATGAACACGTGA
- a CDS encoding YbaB/EbfC family nucleoid-associated protein gives MTDPLANVQRLVDDWERDAEQKAARYESMRQEVERISLTRSAAGGAVSVTVGPNGIPSDVSMTEAVSRLRPEQIAAAVMEAMRQAQAAYPAELARIVGETVGDTASGQHIVATAERNFPQVEPDGPPTAPPRRPRRDDDGDFTDESYLG, from the coding sequence ATGACCGATCCCTTGGCCAACGTGCAGCGCCTGGTCGACGACTGGGAGCGCGACGCCGAGCAGAAGGCGGCGCGGTACGAGTCGATGCGGCAGGAGGTCGAGCGGATCTCGCTCACCCGGTCGGCCGCCGGTGGAGCGGTCAGCGTGACCGTCGGCCCCAACGGCATCCCCAGTGACGTGTCCATGACCGAGGCGGTGTCGCGGCTGCGCCCGGAGCAGATCGCGGCGGCGGTGATGGAGGCGATGCGCCAGGCCCAGGCCGCCTACCCCGCCGAATTGGCTCGGATCGTGGGGGAGACGGTCGGGGACACCGCGTCGGGGCAGCACATCGTGGCCACCGCCGAGCGCAACTTCCCGCAGGTCGAGCCGGACGGTCCTCCCACCGCGCCGCCACGCCGACCGCGCCGCGACGATGACGGCGACTTCACCGACGAGAGCTACCTGGGGTGA
- a CDS encoding NUDIX domain-containing protein, with translation MADRHLIDVHVLLVLDAAVREAEEEVGVHLDPADLRLVHTLHVNGSGPEPRLGLFFEAGRWTGTPTNREPDKCSAVCWFSLDALPDRLIDYPAAGIRAYRTATTFSTRGWARQPVTP, from the coding sequence ATGGCCGACCGTCACCTGATCGACGTCCACGTCCTCCTCGTCCTCGACGCCGCCGTCCGTGAAGCGGAGGAAGAAGTCGGCGTCCACCTCGACCCCGCCGACCTGCGCCTGGTCCACACCCTCCACGTCAACGGCTCAGGCCCCGAACCCCGCCTCGGCCTCTTCTTCGAAGCCGGTCGCTGGACCGGCACACCGACCAACCGGGAACCCGACAAGTGCTCCGCGGTCTGCTGGTTCTCCCTGGACGCCTTGCCCGACCGGCTCATCGACTACCCGGCCGCAGGCATCCGTGCCTACCGCACCGCGACCACCTTCAGCACCCGAGGCTGGGCGCGGCAACCGGTAACACCCTGA
- a CDS encoding DsbA family protein: MGGAERNARKKKQQQQATKAVVSARGASNDRNKVIIGVVVVVVLAVAVIGGVIWSSSGSDPGTDDSLANPPSVSGVSAPIAREAGVVVVGKDGAKVTLDLYEDFLCPACGAFKKAYGEQIKQEIEAGTLKVRYHALPYLNRLSDPEGYSRDAANAALCAADEGTFWEYHETLFLRQPEEGGPGHTKDELVKLGTDLGITGDAFRQCVQSGTHEQDAQAELDAVRATGKFEGTPTVMKDGEVVKWDDRDWLTNLLK, from the coding sequence GTGGGTGGCGCGGAGCGCAACGCTCGGAAGAAGAAGCAGCAGCAGCAAGCGACCAAGGCGGTGGTCTCGGCGCGCGGCGCGTCCAACGACCGCAACAAGGTCATCATCGGCGTCGTGGTCGTCGTCGTGCTCGCCGTGGCCGTCATCGGCGGGGTGATCTGGTCGTCCTCCGGCTCGGACCCGGGCACGGACGACTCGCTGGCCAACCCGCCCTCCGTCTCCGGCGTGTCGGCGCCCATCGCGCGCGAAGCCGGCGTCGTGGTGGTCGGCAAGGACGGCGCGAAGGTCACCCTCGACCTGTACGAAGACTTCCTCTGCCCCGCGTGCGGCGCGTTCAAGAAGGCGTACGGCGAGCAGATCAAGCAGGAGATCGAAGCGGGCACGCTCAAGGTCCGCTACCACGCCCTGCCCTACCTCAACCGGCTCTCGGACCCCGAGGGGTACTCCCGCGACGCGGCCAACGCCGCACTGTGCGCGGCCGACGAAGGCACGTTCTGGGAGTACCACGAGACGCTGTTCCTGCGGCAACCCGAGGAAGGCGGGCCGGGGCACACCAAGGACGAGTTGGTGAAGCTCGGCACGGACCTCGGCATCACCGGAGACGCGTTCCGGCAGTGCGTGCAGAGCGGGACGCACGAGCAGGACGCACAGGCCGAGCTGGACGCCGTGCGGGCGACGGGCAAGTTCGAGGGCACGCCCACCGTGATGAAGGACGGCGAAGTCGTCAAGTGGGACGACCGCGACTGGCTGACCAACCTCCTCAAGTAG
- a CDS encoding MFS transporter gives MLGTGSDVKVKPRLPGEVWVLVVASFIIALGFGIVAPVLPAYAKSFDVGTFAVSAVVSSFALVRLLFAPMSGRLVNRFGETWVYIVGILIVAAGTGACGFATAYWQLIVFRSFAGIGSTMFTVAAVGLLIRITPAPMRGRASGLWATGFLLGNIGGPIVGAALVEISIQVPFVTYAAALVVAALFVWWFLRRSTLAAALDKSIEQESMPVRAAVRLSAYRAALASGFANGWAVFGVRISLVPLFVVEALHSTPAIAGISLSVFAAGNAAVLMISGKLSDTIGRKPVGIAGLAVSAVGTVWLGFSVGVPMFMVASLVAGIGAGLLNPPQNAVVADVIGTKAKGGPVLAAFQMVADCGAIVGPLLAGVLVDQFSYQAAFTLTGAMAAVAMVFWLFAPETLPKTEETHVASEVAGESGCLDEGPEVPVGERVAGRPRQPDA, from the coding sequence GTGCTGGGGACCGGGTCCGACGTGAAGGTCAAGCCCCGGCTACCCGGCGAGGTGTGGGTGCTCGTCGTGGCGAGCTTCATCATCGCCCTCGGGTTCGGCATCGTGGCGCCCGTCCTGCCCGCGTACGCCAAGAGCTTCGACGTCGGCACCTTCGCCGTGTCCGCCGTCGTCAGCTCGTTCGCCCTGGTCAGACTCCTGTTCGCGCCGATGAGCGGCCGCCTGGTCAACCGGTTCGGCGAGACGTGGGTCTACATCGTCGGCATCCTCATCGTCGCCGCCGGCACCGGCGCGTGCGGCTTCGCCACCGCGTACTGGCAGCTCATCGTGTTCCGGTCGTTCGCGGGCATCGGGTCGACCATGTTCACCGTCGCCGCCGTCGGCCTGCTGATCCGCATCACCCCCGCGCCCATGCGGGGCCGGGCGTCCGGGCTGTGGGCGACCGGGTTCCTGCTCGGCAACATCGGCGGCCCGATCGTCGGCGCGGCACTCGTCGAGATCTCCATCCAGGTGCCGTTCGTCACGTACGCGGCGGCGCTCGTGGTGGCCGCGCTGTTCGTGTGGTGGTTCCTGCGCCGGTCCACGCTCGCCGCCGCCCTGGACAAGTCCATCGAACAGGAGTCCATGCCCGTGCGGGCGGCCGTGCGGCTGTCGGCGTACCGGGCGGCGCTGGCCTCCGGGTTCGCCAACGGCTGGGCCGTGTTCGGCGTGCGGATCTCGCTGGTGCCGCTGTTCGTGGTGGAAGCGCTGCACAGCACACCCGCCATCGCCGGCATCTCGCTGTCGGTGTTCGCGGCCGGCAACGCCGCCGTGCTGATGATCTCCGGGAAGCTCTCCGACACGATCGGCCGCAAACCCGTCGGCATCGCGGGGCTCGCGGTGTCCGCGGTGGGCACGGTGTGGCTCGGGTTCAGCGTCGGCGTGCCGATGTTCATGGTGGCGTCCCTCGTCGCGGGCATCGGCGCCGGACTGCTCAACCCGCCCCAGAACGCCGTCGTGGCCGACGTTATCGGGACGAAGGCCAAGGGCGGGCCGGTGCTGGCGGCGTTCCAGATGGTCGCCGACTGCGGCGCGATCGTCGGACCGCTGCTCGCCGGCGTGCTGGTCGACCAGTTCTCGTACCAGGCGGCGTTCACCCTGACGGGTGCCATGGCCGCGGTGGCGATGGTGTTCTGGCTGTTCGCGCCCGAGACCCTGCCGAAGACCGAGGAGACGCACGTCGCATCGGAAGTCGCCGGTGAGTCGGGGTGCCTCGACGAGGGCCCCGAGGTGCCCGTCGGCGAGCGCGTGGCCGGTCGTCCGCGTCAACCGGACGCGTGA
- a CDS encoding GNAT family N-acetyltransferase codes for MVDPLRDPDDPDLLDPYRARDLAGLVETARLAAGAVRYGKVGRVGVAQVVVNRDNPLPGGNHACGVYGSSAEVAGTLMRLEQTFADVGRAEAVLYASPTTVAEIEGIADDTGWHAVEESLAVVHRGGARRSPLVRPASDADLPGIAELLADDLGVDGPRLLRHLGQRLDDPRCAFVVVDDGDRIGGFASGFGERRIGLVEHAVVRPARRRRGLGKALVDGVVVELRQAGAMLVASHVAEGGAGERFVEACGFEVCYPVTAYARRVDELLD; via the coding sequence GTGGTTGACCCGCTGCGCGATCCCGACGACCCCGACCTGCTGGACCCGTACCGGGCCCGTGACCTGGCCGGACTGGTGGAAACCGCCCGGCTGGCCGCGGGCGCCGTCCGGTACGGCAAGGTCGGCCGCGTCGGCGTGGCCCAAGTGGTGGTCAACCGGGACAACCCGCTGCCCGGCGGCAACCACGCGTGCGGCGTGTACGGGTCGTCGGCCGAGGTCGCGGGCACCCTGATGCGGCTGGAGCAGACGTTCGCCGACGTGGGACGCGCCGAAGCGGTGCTGTACGCCTCGCCGACCACGGTCGCCGAGATCGAGGGCATCGCCGACGACACCGGGTGGCACGCGGTGGAGGAGTCGCTGGCCGTCGTGCACCGGGGAGGCGCGCGGCGGTCGCCGCTCGTGCGGCCGGCGTCGGACGCGGACCTGCCCGGCATCGCCGAGCTGCTGGCCGACGACCTGGGCGTGGACGGGCCGAGGCTGCTGCGGCACCTCGGGCAACGGCTGGACGACCCGCGGTGCGCGTTCGTCGTGGTCGACGACGGCGACCGGATCGGTGGGTTCGCGTCCGGGTTCGGCGAGCGCCGGATCGGGCTGGTCGAGCACGCCGTCGTGCGGCCCGCGCGCCGTCGTCGCGGCCTGGGCAAGGCGCTGGTCGACGGCGTGGTCGTCGAGCTGCGGCAGGCCGGCGCGATGCTGGTGGCCTCGCACGTGGCCGAGGGCGGCGCGGGGGAGCGGTTCGTCGAGGCGTGCGGCTTCGAGGTCTGCTACCCGGTGACGGCCTATGCGCGCAGGGTGGACGAACTCCTCGATTGA
- a CDS encoding glycosyltransferase, whose product MGKWGVLGATVALARAAVTIKVWQEVERLPATQVDAGPVTVVVPARDEEHTIDRCLTGLRRQDHADLRIVVVDDASTDRTAEIVRRHASEDPRVRLVSSSGPPSGWAGKVHALHVGTADADTDWLLFVDADTEAAPDLVGRLLAGARRDDLDLVSTSGRGAKPSAGWWLLLPPVNQLLFETTTVDGRRGMALAVGHCILVRRAAYERAGGWAAIAGSRADDVGFATLVRDTGGRTRYVDGADSLVTSGLDTFGGTWASMRKSMVAGTSLYAKGPASAFLSLGSTGLAHIAYGVVPVVTALRGSKRGMLAWLGQSLAEWIFLRRSRQPQPAAVLAPLAYVTFGVLSLDAAWRALRGTTKWKGRDVRG is encoded by the coding sequence ATGGGGAAATGGGGTGTCCTCGGCGCGACGGTGGCCCTGGCCCGCGCGGCCGTGACGATCAAGGTGTGGCAGGAGGTCGAACGGCTGCCCGCGACGCAGGTGGACGCCGGTCCGGTGACCGTCGTCGTGCCCGCCCGCGACGAGGAGCACACGATCGACCGGTGCCTCACCGGCCTGCGCCGGCAGGACCACGCGGACCTGCGGATCGTGGTCGTGGACGACGCGTCCACCGACCGGACCGCCGAGATCGTGCGGCGGCACGCCTCGGAGGACCCGCGCGTGCGGCTGGTCAGCAGCTCCGGGCCGCCCTCCGGCTGGGCGGGCAAGGTGCACGCGCTGCACGTGGGCACCGCCGACGCCGACACCGACTGGCTGCTGTTCGTGGACGCCGACACCGAGGCCGCGCCCGACCTGGTCGGCAGGCTCCTCGCGGGCGCCCGGCGCGACGACCTCGACCTGGTGTCCACCTCCGGGCGCGGGGCCAAGCCGAGCGCCGGCTGGTGGCTGCTGCTGCCGCCGGTGAACCAGCTGCTGTTCGAGACGACGACCGTGGACGGGCGGCGCGGCATGGCGCTGGCCGTCGGGCACTGCATCCTGGTCCGCCGCGCGGCCTACGAACGGGCGGGCGGCTGGGCCGCGATCGCCGGGTCGCGGGCCGACGACGTCGGCTTCGCCACGCTGGTCCGCGACACCGGCGGCCGGACGCGGTACGTGGACGGCGCGGACTCGCTGGTCACGTCGGGCCTGGACACGTTCGGCGGCACGTGGGCGTCGATGCGCAAGAGCATGGTCGCCGGCACCTCCCTGTACGCGAAAGGGCCGGCGAGCGCGTTCCTGTCGCTCGGGTCGACCGGTCTCGCGCACATCGCCTACGGGGTCGTGCCGGTGGTGACGGCGCTGCGCGGGTCGAAGCGCGGGATGCTGGCGTGGCTCGGCCAGTCCCTCGCCGAGTGGATCTTCCTGCGGCGGTCCCGGCAGCCCCAGCCGGCGGCCGTGCTCGCGCCACTGGCCTACGTCACGTTCGGCGTGCTGTCGCTGGACGCGGCGTGGCGGGCGTTGCGCGGCACCACGAAGTGGAAGGGCCGGGACGTGCGAGGCTGA